A genomic window from Bdellovibrio sp. SKB1291214 includes:
- a CDS encoding M23 family metallopeptidase — MDKKKVTLFIVSNQTGKTRKLVLSAAWLKAASFISAVIIIIFAAGMVDYFGLLLQAMENKRLKAENAQLTKQFQLVESKVSALENSLERVKTFTTKLKLITNVDAEDRITKLTMGPKPAPNQPVEEYEPMEARDDGEGLAAQDPVFANKKPLNDQAGELATETADKDYASLVIRIEKAVKETQLKEQSVIDLWESLSERQSLLNATPNMKPAKGWITSRFGYRTSPFTGKTTLHAGLDIAAAPGSPIYAPADGVVIFASYDEGYGKLVSIDHGFGVTTRFGHMSQIYVQVGQRVSKWDVVGAVGNTGRSTGPHCHYEVRINGTPVDPINYILDE; from the coding sequence TTGGATAAAAAGAAGGTCACGCTATTTATAGTGAGTAACCAAACGGGTAAAACTCGTAAACTGGTGCTCTCTGCAGCTTGGCTGAAGGCAGCGTCCTTTATTTCTGCCGTTATCATCATCATCTTCGCAGCTGGTATGGTCGATTATTTTGGTTTGCTATTGCAAGCTATGGAAAATAAACGTCTTAAAGCTGAAAATGCACAGCTTACAAAGCAGTTTCAATTAGTCGAAAGTAAAGTCAGCGCCTTAGAAAATTCTTTAGAGCGCGTAAAAACATTCACGACAAAACTTAAGCTTATCACGAATGTGGATGCGGAAGATCGTATTACTAAGTTAACCATGGGTCCGAAACCAGCTCCAAATCAGCCGGTCGAGGAATACGAACCTATGGAAGCACGTGACGATGGCGAAGGTTTAGCAGCGCAGGATCCAGTATTCGCGAATAAGAAACCTTTGAATGATCAAGCGGGCGAATTAGCAACTGAAACAGCTGACAAAGATTATGCGTCTTTGGTTATCCGTATTGAAAAGGCCGTTAAAGAAACTCAGTTAAAAGAACAATCTGTGATCGATTTGTGGGAAAGCTTGTCAGAGCGACAAAGCTTGCTAAATGCCACGCCGAATATGAAACCGGCTAAGGGTTGGATCACATCTCGCTTCGGTTATAGAACTTCTCCATTTACGGGGAAAACGACTCTGCATGCGGGTCTAGATATCGCCGCGGCTCCAGGTTCACCTATTTATGCGCCAGCGGATGGTGTGGTGATTTTTGCAAGTTATGATGAAGGTTACGGTAAGCTTGTTAGTATCGATCACGGATTCGGTGTAACAACTCGTTTCGGTCACATGTCACAAATTTACGTTCAGGTTGGCCAACGTGTTAGCAAATGGGACGTTGTCGGCGCCGTAGGTAACACCGGTCGATCGACTGGCCCTCACTGTCACTATGAAGTACGCATTAATGGCACGCCAGTAGATCCAATCAACTACATCCTTGACGAATAA
- a CDS encoding Stp1/IreP family PP2C-type Ser/Thr phosphatase: MKFDCWYLTDKGLRRESNQDSCLVNKELGLFVVADGMGGHSGGEVASSMAVETVEEIILQPGSATRSPRELIQHSYEEASRRIFDKAANERPELAGMGTTMVMAYLRGKHLYVGNVGDSRCYMYKKPQLWQITEDHSLINEQLRAGVMSEEQVRQFVGRNVITRSVGYERETYPDIIEREIASGEMFLICSDGLSGLVEDQKICDIINKNKPDKVVKACVEQALANGGDDNVTVMLIHFYE, from the coding sequence ATGAAATTTGACTGCTGGTATTTAACAGATAAAGGCCTACGACGTGAATCAAATCAAGACTCATGCCTCGTGAACAAAGAGTTAGGTCTCTTTGTTGTCGCTGATGGGATGGGTGGGCATTCTGGTGGCGAAGTAGCATCCAGCATGGCTGTCGAGACAGTTGAAGAAATTATTCTTCAACCTGGATCAGCAACCCGTTCACCTCGAGAGTTGATTCAACATTCTTACGAAGAAGCCTCTCGCAGAATTTTTGATAAAGCCGCAAATGAGCGACCGGAACTTGCCGGAATGGGCACGACGATGGTGATGGCTTATTTGCGCGGTAAGCATTTGTACGTCGGAAATGTTGGGGATTCACGCTGTTACATGTATAAAAAACCGCAGCTTTGGCAAATCACGGAAGACCATTCTTTGATTAATGAGCAATTGCGCGCCGGTGTTATGAGTGAAGAGCAGGTTCGACAATTTGTAGGTCGAAATGTGATCACGCGCAGCGTGGGATATGAAAGAGAAACATATCCAGATATTATTGAAAGAGAAATTGCCTCTGGTGAGATGTTCTTAATTTGTTCAGACGGCCTTTCTGGTCTAGTTGAAGACCAAAAAATTTGCGACATCATCAATAAAAATAAACCTGACAAAGTAGTTAAAGCCTGTGTAGAACAAGCTCTTGCAAACGGTGGTGACGACAACGTCACTGTTATGTTGATTCATTTTTACGAGTAA
- a CDS encoding TonB family protein: MKKSPSFKKYVLLSIAVHVLVFGGFYLAEKLQLQAPKQESVSIDLLTPEDMQKLVAAQQTEQAKKAPAPMVPKNQVVEQNEKSINETEPVNSRFLSVKNQTVTKQTVAKEHGEFQNLKKAAPPKTGPKGDGKVKSSEAKVETKATPEQREKIARDLFKNFDAVEALERQKVADRKTADAGQGLGRGAGEDVSKDGADTSRSNDYIKDVDQGLETMLNTREFKYYSYYNRIRRQLAQHWEGRVREKLSKMFKEGRSPASTGQDRVTKLMIVLNDKGTLVRVQVMSDSGVRDLDDAAIEAFRAAAPFPNPPKGIIEGDGTVKIRWDFVLES; the protein is encoded by the coding sequence ATGAAGAAGTCACCGTCTTTCAAAAAGTATGTGCTACTCTCCATCGCCGTCCACGTTTTAGTGTTCGGAGGGTTTTATTTGGCAGAGAAGTTACAGCTGCAAGCTCCAAAACAGGAGAGCGTTAGCATTGATTTGCTAACTCCTGAGGACATGCAAAAGCTAGTGGCGGCACAACAGACGGAACAGGCAAAAAAAGCTCCGGCTCCTATGGTTCCTAAGAACCAAGTGGTTGAGCAAAATGAAAAGTCCATCAACGAGACTGAGCCTGTGAACTCGCGCTTTTTGAGCGTAAAAAATCAAACAGTCACAAAACAGACAGTCGCGAAAGAGCACGGCGAGTTTCAGAACTTGAAAAAGGCGGCTCCTCCAAAAACAGGACCTAAGGGCGATGGCAAAGTAAAATCGTCCGAAGCGAAAGTTGAAACAAAAGCGACGCCTGAACAACGCGAAAAAATCGCGCGCGATCTTTTTAAAAATTTCGACGCGGTTGAGGCTCTTGAAAGACAAAAAGTTGCTGACCGCAAAACGGCTGATGCGGGCCAAGGCCTTGGTCGAGGTGCTGGCGAAGACGTTTCTAAAGATGGCGCTGATACAAGTCGCTCTAACGACTATATTAAAGATGTCGATCAAGGACTTGAGACGATGCTGAATACGCGCGAGTTTAAATATTACTCGTACTATAACCGCATCCGTCGTCAATTGGCTCAACACTGGGAAGGTCGCGTGCGCGAAAAACTTTCTAAGATGTTTAAAGAAGGCAGATCCCCTGCTTCAACAGGCCAAGATCGCGTCACAAAATTGATGATCGTATTAAATGACAAAGGAACTTTGGTAAGAGTGCAAGTGATGAGCGACTCGGGCGTTCGTGACTTGGATGATGCTGCGATTGAAGCATTCCGCGCAGCTGCTCCATTCCCAAATCCTCCGAAAGGTATCATCGAAGGCGATGGCACTGTGAAAATCCGTTGGGACTTCGTTCTTGAATCGTAA
- a CDS encoding TIGR02147 family protein encodes MISVFDFKDYREFLRAWLEEQPGRGASSRLAETMNISPSMMSLVMKGEKNFTSEQAIELVEYLALNELESDYFFVLLEIGKSGSYKFTQRLNKKRDQLLAQARKITNRVKKDMELTEEQKSVYYSSWLYTGVRNLAACPTTQDVHKISEHLNIPMERLQPIVDFLVENNLCNLEKGQLSFGPQHTHNSVDSPYVNQQHRNWRLKGNEMMELRREQDLFYTCPMSLSEEAFEEVRKLLPTVIQQVLKIVGPSPSEKVACFSLDFFKY; translated from the coding sequence ATGATTTCTGTCTTCGATTTTAAAGATTACCGTGAGTTTTTAAGGGCTTGGCTTGAGGAACAACCAGGCCGTGGGGCTTCCAGTCGCTTGGCCGAGACCATGAATATCAGTCCCTCGATGATGAGTTTAGTGATGAAGGGGGAGAAGAACTTCACTTCCGAACAAGCGATTGAGCTCGTCGAATATCTCGCCCTCAACGAACTCGAAAGTGATTACTTTTTTGTGCTTTTAGAAATCGGAAAATCAGGTTCGTATAAATTCACTCAGCGTTTAAATAAAAAACGCGATCAGTTGCTGGCTCAAGCACGCAAGATCACGAATCGCGTGAAGAAAGATATGGAACTGACTGAAGAGCAGAAAAGTGTTTACTATTCGAGTTGGCTTTATACAGGCGTTCGCAATCTAGCTGCGTGTCCAACTACTCAAGATGTTCATAAAATTTCCGAGCACTTGAATATTCCCATGGAGAGACTGCAACCCATAGTAGATTTTCTGGTGGAAAATAATTTGTGTAACCTGGAAAAAGGACAGTTGTCGTTCGGCCCCCAACACACTCACAACTCGGTGGATTCCCCGTACGTGAATCAACAGCACCGCAATTGGCGCCTTAAAGGCAACGAGATGATGGAACTTCGTCGAGAGCAAGATTTATTCTATACCTGCCCAATGTCTTTATCCGAGGAGGCCTTCGAAGAAGTCAGAAAGCTTTTACCGACGGTCATTCAGCAAGTATTAAAGATCGTTGGGCCGTCCCCGTCGGAAAAGGTCGCGTGTTTTAGTTTGGATTTCTTTAAGTACTAA
- a CDS encoding pyruvate dehydrogenase: MADSKNKTAKSDGLKGVNPEVLDVIARRALYLSTQMIWQANHRSDKEKGDPKIGGHPAACASSLHIMGALHLMAKTGFDHIANKPHASPVDHSYNYLLDLLVKNDLSKLTQEQADQAMNGLRKFTDGSEFVFQSYHSAYDPDHHNFFPSGTVGIPPVEAGYMALAYRYAREHGYEVPDAHFWAVCGDSEFREGSMYEAVPDFAEREIGSLTWILDYNRQSLDGHRITNKEIMNGTDADRVERTMAANGWEVIQVRHGSKRKALFAKKDGETFKNFLENKLEDYELQSLLLVQDMKALKKGIAKEHPDMKKFLDSVSDEELFDAIRDFGGHDMIALAEAMEQSKLSKRRPTIIIAHTLKGWGLKAAAQPGNHSSLPQEDEVNALKAAQGITGDTLYQRLDPNSAAGKFLAARSEKIFGEMKAQYALKAKNQDYFLKKLTEFGEIPQALDINTKMTSYPHTQWMLGQLTAKLTRIANTPLDESKLTEKQKPLTDSEKPFKLPGELFISMAPDVGTSTNLNPAMDGKIFGAPVVVDHETDLGVKDHKLPDLVPGEEESDRFLRFEIAEGNVMSCVGAFGKMRDIVGVPIIPLMTVYDFFIKRALDQYFYNLYWKSSFICVGTPSGVSLSPEGAQHGWKSDIQIPNQITWEPFSCIELDWIMCDTIKRHVMNDNAGRTGTLLRLVTRGVEQKDLLKYLKTQARFKQGLEGQLARAEFPVAGGINEEEVAAMDDAAILQTLREEVLQGAYYLIDYRGYAGYEPGDNVVNIFALGTMVTEGIKASEALLARGIYANVIAVTSQDLLCGILGRENDYEYLKNGLGINSNLFLRRSEDVSTGDLITVAGKRVPVVSVADGEIGMLDNIGSIIGVRQEALGVVKHSKCGRPSEIYAYHHIDAEAVVEACGKVLAETALEKVIVSENALGATHQAEGRTAHWTDLWPSKNPVHKH; the protein is encoded by the coding sequence GTGGCAGACTCTAAAAACAAGACTGCGAAATCCGACGGCTTGAAGGGTGTGAACCCTGAAGTTTTGGACGTGATCGCACGCCGTGCACTTTACCTTTCAACTCAAATGATCTGGCAAGCCAATCATCGTTCTGACAAAGAAAAAGGCGACCCAAAAATCGGTGGTCACCCTGCTGCTTGTGCCAGCTCTCTTCACATCATGGGCGCTTTGCACTTGATGGCTAAAACTGGTTTCGATCACATCGCGAACAAACCGCATGCTTCTCCAGTTGATCACTCTTACAACTATCTTTTGGATCTTTTGGTTAAAAACGATCTTTCAAAACTAACTCAAGAACAAGCAGACCAAGCAATGAATGGTCTTCGTAAGTTCACTGATGGTTCTGAATTCGTATTCCAATCTTACCACTCTGCATACGATCCGGATCACCACAACTTCTTCCCATCTGGTACAGTAGGTATTCCACCTGTTGAAGCTGGTTACATGGCACTTGCTTACCGTTACGCTCGCGAACACGGTTATGAAGTTCCAGATGCACACTTCTGGGCAGTTTGCGGTGACTCTGAATTCCGTGAAGGTTCCATGTATGAAGCTGTTCCTGACTTCGCTGAGCGCGAAATCGGTTCTTTGACTTGGATCCTGGATTACAACCGTCAATCCCTTGATGGTCACCGTATCACAAATAAAGAAATCATGAATGGAACTGATGCTGACCGTGTCGAGCGCACAATGGCTGCGAACGGCTGGGAAGTTATCCAAGTACGTCACGGTTCTAAACGTAAAGCTTTGTTCGCTAAAAAAGATGGCGAAACTTTCAAAAACTTCCTTGAGAACAAATTAGAAGACTATGAACTTCAATCATTGCTTCTTGTTCAAGACATGAAAGCCTTGAAAAAAGGTATCGCTAAAGAACACCCTGACATGAAGAAATTCTTGGACAGTGTTTCTGACGAAGAGTTGTTCGATGCGATCCGCGACTTCGGTGGCCACGATATGATCGCTCTTGCTGAAGCGATGGAGCAATCTAAGCTTTCTAAACGTCGCCCAACAATCATCATCGCGCATACACTTAAGGGCTGGGGCTTGAAAGCTGCGGCTCAACCAGGCAATCACAGCTCTCTTCCACAAGAGGACGAAGTGAACGCGCTTAAAGCTGCTCAAGGTATCACGGGCGACACTTTGTACCAACGCCTTGATCCAAACTCTGCGGCTGGTAAATTCCTAGCAGCTCGCTCTGAAAAAATCTTTGGCGAAATGAAAGCGCAATACGCTTTGAAAGCTAAGAATCAAGATTACTTCTTGAAAAAGCTGACTGAGTTCGGCGAAATCCCTCAAGCTTTGGATATCAACACGAAAATGACAAGCTACCCGCATACACAGTGGATGCTTGGTCAGTTGACGGCTAAGTTGACTCGTATTGCGAACACTCCGCTTGATGAATCCAAATTGACTGAAAAACAAAAACCTCTCACTGACTCTGAGAAGCCATTCAAACTTCCGGGTGAGTTGTTCATCTCTATGGCTCCAGACGTTGGTACTTCAACGAACTTGAATCCTGCGATGGACGGTAAAATCTTTGGTGCTCCCGTTGTTGTCGACCACGAAACGGACTTGGGCGTTAAAGACCACAAGCTTCCTGACTTGGTTCCTGGCGAGGAAGAATCAGATCGCTTCCTTCGTTTTGAAATCGCTGAAGGTAACGTTATGTCTTGCGTGGGTGCATTTGGTAAAATGCGCGACATCGTAGGTGTGCCTATCATCCCATTGATGACTGTGTACGACTTCTTCATCAAACGTGCATTGGATCAGTACTTCTACAACCTTTACTGGAAATCTTCATTCATCTGCGTTGGTACTCCATCAGGTGTTTCTCTTTCTCCAGAAGGTGCGCAGCATGGTTGGAAGTCTGACATCCAAATCCCGAACCAAATCACTTGGGAGCCGTTCTCTTGCATCGAGCTTGATTGGATCATGTGTGACACAATCAAACGTCACGTCATGAACGACAATGCAGGCCGTACAGGTACATTGCTTCGTCTGGTAACTCGTGGTGTGGAACAGAAAGATCTTTTGAAATACTTGAAAACTCAAGCTCGCTTCAAACAAGGTCTTGAAGGTCAATTGGCTCGCGCTGAATTCCCAGTTGCTGGTGGTATCAATGAAGAAGAAGTGGCAGCTATGGATGACGCTGCTATCTTGCAAACTCTTCGTGAAGAAGTGTTGCAAGGCGCTTACTATTTGATCGACTACCGTGGTTACGCTGGCTACGAGCCAGGTGATAACGTTGTAAACATCTTCGCTCTTGGTACAATGGTTACTGAAGGCATCAAAGCTTCCGAAGCTTTGCTTGCTCGCGGTATTTACGCAAACGTGATCGCAGTTACTTCACAAGATTTGTTGTGCGGTATCTTGGGTCGCGAAAACGACTATGAATACTTGAAAAACGGATTGGGCATTAACTCGAACTTGTTCCTAAGAAGATCAGAGGACGTATCCACTGGTGATTTGATCACTGTTGCTGGTAAACGTGTTCCTGTCGTATCTGTAGCGGACGGCGAGATCGGTATGCTTGATAACATCGGTTCCATCATCGGTGTTCGCCAGGAAGCCTTGGGCGTTGTAAAACACTCTAAGTGCGGTCGCCCTTCTGAGATCTACGCTTACCACCATATCGACGCTGAAGCGGTTGTAGAAGCGTGCGGCAAAGTGTTGGCTGAAACGGCTCTTGAGAAAGTGATCGTTTCTGAAAACGCTTTGGGAGCTACTCACCAAGCAGAAGGTCGTACAGCTCACTGGACAGATCTTTGGCCTTCAAAAAATCCAGTTCATAAACACTAA
- a CDS encoding recA protein produces the protein MSAVALPALSDIQFVSADQLKPPEGVPTGVRTLDDFLLWKGIPKGDLSLFQGSPGTGATSLWVSMTQKAHEDNKWVAWVNGGTQLLPAHLMSRQINLKKLLVVKEPKEAEQLFWILQELVTSSLFEVIGCELKEMFFKNHQLQKLKKLCRFHKVALIFVCHKVSKFVNPLFSLIIQFQRDFITIQRALHRPTPFTVAGSMVYANFVHQFKNTARKLLS, from the coding sequence GTGAGTGCCGTCGCCCTTCCCGCTTTGTCTGACATTCAGTTTGTTTCCGCAGATCAACTTAAACCACCTGAGGGAGTTCCTACCGGGGTTCGCACCTTGGATGACTTTCTTTTATGGAAGGGAATTCCCAAAGGTGATTTGAGTCTCTTTCAAGGAAGTCCCGGAACGGGCGCCACTTCTTTATGGGTCAGCATGACTCAAAAAGCTCACGAGGATAACAAGTGGGTTGCTTGGGTGAACGGCGGAACGCAACTCCTCCCCGCCCACCTCATGAGCCGACAGATCAATCTAAAAAAATTGTTGGTCGTAAAAGAACCTAAAGAGGCCGAGCAACTTTTCTGGATTTTGCAAGAGCTGGTGACGAGCTCGCTGTTTGAAGTGATTGGTTGTGAATTAAAAGAAATGTTTTTCAAGAATCACCAACTTCAGAAGCTCAAAAAATTATGCCGCTTTCATAAGGTGGCATTGATTTTTGTCTGTCACAAGGTGAGTAAGTTCGTGAATCCACTCTTTAGTCTGATCATTCAGTTCCAAAGAGATTTCATCACGATTCAACGAGCTCTTCACCGTCCAACACCGTTTACTGTCGCAGGGAGTATGGTTTATGCGAACTTTGTGCATCAATTTAAAAACACAGCAAGAAAGCTCCTCAGCTGA
- a CDS encoding DNA polymerase III subunit alpha — protein sequence MSKSVQVRQTHAITPTAKGFVELLGRSNFSFLRGASSPEEMVEAAIHNSYDGIAMCDLNGLYGVARGFLTANTPSMFTESTKPKDGFRYIIGSELTLTDQSTITLIPMNKNGYTHLCELLTLGKRQAAKGFSSLRLEQIEKYNQDLLCLALPPIDEKRYDSLEKIFKDRLYIPVWRDLTWESHEFYRQALLLEQKCGAQLFVSQRPFMHTRKRKPLFDVLTCVLHHTTLEQAKDKLIQNAERSLRTIPEISSLWADRVDLVEKTVEIAARVNFTLNEIRYRYPRSNLPQGKTPTEYLRFLVEEGIKWRFPEGASEQILKTIDHELKMIKELEYEDYFLTLREICEFADRKGILYQGRGSAANSIVCFCIGLTSVNPKDIDVLFERFISVERREPPDIDIDFEHSRREEVIQYIYEKYNERHAAMVCTVVRYRSRMAIREAAKAFGISLEHINAMVKFMGRDGMRRLIEDPNIHKRFGVENPQVWMLFLEMARQLHGFPRHLGIHTGGFLITQDPITEMVPVEKATMNGRYVIQWNKDDVATLKLMKIDVLSLGMLTCLRKCFDLLKNHKGLSYNLATLPQNDPKTYDMICKAETVGVFQIESRAQMQTLPRMLPRNFYDLVVEVALVRPGPLQGGMVHPYLRRRQGLEPVDYAHKDLIPILKRTHGVPIFQEQVMRIVIVAAGFSPGEADELRRIMSSAWRKRSTMDAIRDRIMTGFKNHGISEQYAEQIYATIEGFANYGFPESHAASFAVLTYASCYLKCRHPDVFACGLLNSQPMGFYAPRTIIAEAQRNGVKVAPLCIQKSDYDYILEEENDNRTHTLRVGFRSIYGLPEEQARKIEDERKLNGCYKDIKDFIQRTQLPRGTLVKLAATGAMECFETSARELIWHIEGLSLDQNSFLWGQPKEVLTHTPVAEHDEDDSDHLPFESNWDRMRREYETKGFSVDSHPLSVLRSYLNTKNQTLIEQRFIPYVTSTDLERIINKRKVRVAGMISITQRPPTAKGMCFITLEDEFGFMNIVIHPDVYQKNREVIYSGRSLLEVQGQVEKVGSIINVRAINILPLG from the coding sequence ATGAGTAAATCAGTTCAAGTTCGTCAAACACATGCGATCACCCCCACAGCCAAGGGTTTTGTCGAGCTTTTAGGTCGCAGCAATTTTTCTTTTCTTCGTGGGGCTTCCTCCCCGGAAGAAATGGTCGAAGCCGCCATCCATAATAGCTATGATGGCATTGCGATGTGTGATCTTAATGGTCTTTACGGAGTGGCCCGTGGTTTTCTGACAGCCAATACTCCATCCATGTTCACGGAATCCACCAAACCCAAAGATGGCTTTCGTTATATCATCGGTTCAGAACTGACTTTGACAGATCAAAGTACGATCACCCTGATCCCGATGAATAAAAATGGTTACACACATTTGTGTGAACTGCTCACTTTAGGAAAAAGACAGGCCGCCAAAGGATTTTCATCCCTGCGCTTGGAACAAATCGAAAAATACAATCAAGATCTACTTTGCTTAGCTTTGCCGCCCATCGATGAAAAACGCTATGACAGTTTAGAAAAGATTTTTAAAGACCGTCTGTACATTCCCGTATGGCGAGATCTGACCTGGGAGTCTCACGAATTTTATCGTCAGGCCCTTTTACTTGAACAAAAATGTGGCGCTCAGTTGTTCGTTTCTCAGCGCCCCTTCATGCACACTCGCAAAAGAAAACCTCTGTTCGATGTTCTGACTTGCGTTCTTCACCACACCACTTTGGAGCAAGCTAAGGATAAATTGATCCAAAATGCTGAACGTTCACTCAGAACAATCCCGGAAATCAGCTCCCTGTGGGCCGATCGCGTCGACCTTGTGGAAAAAACTGTGGAAATCGCAGCACGTGTGAATTTCACGCTGAATGAAATTCGCTATCGGTATCCTCGTTCAAACTTACCACAAGGTAAGACTCCGACAGAATATTTGCGCTTCTTAGTTGAGGAAGGAATCAAGTGGCGATTCCCTGAAGGGGCCTCCGAACAAATCTTAAAGACCATTGATCATGAATTAAAAATGATCAAAGAGTTGGAGTACGAGGACTACTTTCTTACATTACGTGAAATTTGTGAGTTCGCCGATCGCAAGGGTATTTTATATCAAGGACGGGGTTCTGCGGCGAATTCAATTGTTTGCTTTTGTATCGGATTAACGTCCGTGAATCCTAAAGACATTGATGTCTTATTCGAGCGCTTCATTTCCGTGGAACGTCGTGAACCACCAGATATCGATATCGATTTTGAACACAGCCGCCGCGAAGAAGTCATTCAGTATATTTATGAAAAATACAACGAGCGCCATGCTGCTATGGTTTGCACCGTTGTACGTTATCGTTCGCGCATGGCGATTCGCGAGGCAGCAAAAGCTTTTGGTATTTCTTTAGAACACATCAATGCCATGGTGAAATTCATGGGTCGCGATGGAATGCGCCGACTGATCGAGGACCCTAACATTCACAAACGTTTCGGCGTTGAAAACCCCCAAGTATGGATGCTGTTTTTAGAGATGGCCAGACAGTTGCATGGATTTCCACGTCACTTGGGAATTCATACAGGTGGTTTCTTAATCACTCAAGATCCCATCACCGAAATGGTGCCCGTTGAAAAAGCGACGATGAATGGTCGCTATGTGATTCAGTGGAATAAAGATGACGTTGCAACTTTAAAGTTGATGAAGATCGACGTGTTAAGTTTGGGAATGCTAACATGTTTGCGTAAGTGTTTTGACCTTTTGAAAAATCACAAAGGTCTTTCCTACAACTTAGCTACTCTTCCGCAAAATGATCCCAAAACTTACGATATGATTTGCAAAGCTGAAACCGTCGGCGTTTTTCAAATCGAATCCCGCGCACAGATGCAAACACTCCCGCGCATGTTGCCACGAAATTTTTATGACTTAGTTGTCGAGGTGGCGCTGGTTCGTCCAGGTCCTTTACAAGGAGGAATGGTTCATCCTTACTTACGCCGTCGCCAAGGACTTGAGCCCGTGGACTACGCTCATAAAGATTTGATCCCTATTTTAAAAAGAACCCATGGCGTACCCATTTTCCAAGAACAAGTGATGAGGATCGTCATCGTCGCTGCAGGATTTTCTCCGGGTGAAGCCGACGAGCTTCGCAGGATTATGTCCTCGGCTTGGAGAAAACGCTCTACCATGGATGCCATCCGGGATCGCATCATGACGGGCTTTAAAAATCATGGCATCTCTGAGCAATACGCGGAACAGATTTACGCCACCATCGAAGGTTTTGCAAATTATGGCTTTCCAGAAAGTCATGCTGCAAGTTTTGCGGTATTAACTTATGCAAGTTGCTATTTGAAGTGTCGTCATCCTGACGTCTTTGCCTGTGGTCTTTTAAACAGCCAGCCCATGGGTTTTTATGCTCCTCGCACGATTATCGCTGAAGCCCAACGCAATGGTGTTAAGGTCGCCCCTTTATGCATTCAGAAATCTGATTACGACTACATTCTTGAAGAAGAAAATGACAACCGAACTCACACTCTGAGAGTAGGATTTCGTTCCATTTACGGTCTTCCTGAGGAACAAGCACGAAAAATTGAAGACGAAAGAAAACTAAACGGCTGCTATAAAGACATTAAAGACTTTATTCAGCGCACCCAGCTTCCTCGTGGCACCTTAGTAAAGCTTGCCGCCACAGGAGCCATGGAATGCTTTGAAACTAGTGCCCGAGAGCTTATCTGGCACATCGAAGGATTAAGTTTAGATCAAAACAGTTTCTTATGGGGACAACCTAAAGAAGTTCTGACTCACACTCCTGTTGCAGAACATGACGAAGACGATTCAGATCATCTTCCATTTGAATCCAATTGGGATCGCATGCGCCGAGAGTACGAGACAAAGGGATTTTCGGTGGATTCCCATCCTCTGTCCGTTCTGCGTTCTTATTTAAATACCAAGAATCAAACTTTGATTGAACAGCGCTTTATTCCCTATGTGACTTCCACAGATTTAGAACGAATCATTAATAAGCGCAAAGTCCGCGTCGCAGGTATGATCTCCATAACCCAACGCCCTCCTACTGCCAAAGGCATGTGTTTTATCACTCTAGAGGATGAGTTCGGATTTATGAATATCGTCATTCACCCTGATGTTTATCAAAAAAATCGCGAAGTGATTTACAGTGGACGCTCCCTTTTAGAAGTCCAAGGGCAGGTGGAAAAGGTCGGAAGCATCATCAATGTACGGGCCATTAATATTCTTCCTTTAGGATAA